One genomic region from Leifsonia poae encodes:
- a CDS encoding NUDIX hydrolase — protein MNSAIYAAGAVCWRVVDEKIVILVVHRAKYGDVTIPKGKVDPGETLPQTAVREIQEETGLSVALGVPLGVSTYPLASGRDKIVHYWSAEVSDRAIAQSTFVPNGEIAAIEWVTVKKARGYLTYERDVEILETFAKLVDEGVTSTFALIALRHGKAAPRGDWNGNDASRPLTDRGVRQATTDAPTIEAWSPRRIVTSDAVRCVATVAPLAAATGIKPKREPGISQDAYEEGRALVRDIVGKRVRSRKTAVLCSHGPVLPEILREIALATGTMPGAYLSDAADLDTGGFSVVHLSTSNPSSGIIAIETYEPVA, from the coding sequence GTGAACTCAGCCATTTACGCCGCAGGTGCCGTCTGCTGGCGCGTCGTGGACGAGAAGATCGTCATCCTTGTGGTGCACCGCGCCAAGTACGGCGATGTCACCATTCCCAAAGGCAAGGTCGATCCGGGCGAGACGCTGCCGCAGACCGCGGTGCGCGAGATCCAGGAGGAGACCGGGCTCAGCGTCGCACTGGGGGTTCCGCTCGGTGTCTCCACCTACCCGCTCGCGAGCGGGCGCGACAAAATAGTCCACTATTGGTCCGCCGAGGTGAGCGACCGCGCGATCGCCCAATCCACATTCGTGCCGAACGGCGAGATCGCCGCCATCGAATGGGTGACGGTGAAGAAGGCCCGCGGATACCTCACCTACGAACGCGACGTCGAGATCCTGGAGACGTTCGCGAAGCTCGTCGACGAGGGTGTCACCTCCACGTTCGCCCTCATCGCCCTGCGCCACGGCAAGGCCGCGCCCCGCGGCGACTGGAACGGCAACGACGCGAGCCGCCCGCTCACCGACCGCGGCGTGAGACAGGCGACGACGGATGCGCCCACGATCGAGGCATGGAGCCCCCGCCGCATCGTCACCAGCGACGCGGTGCGCTGCGTTGCCACCGTCGCCCCGCTGGCCGCGGCGACCGGCATCAAGCCCAAACGGGAGCCCGGCATCAGCCAAGACGCCTACGAGGAGGGCCGCGCACTGGTGCGTGACATCGTCGGCAAACGGGTGCGTTCGCGCAAGACGGCCGTGCTCTGCAGCCACGGGCCGGTGCTCCCCGAGATCCTGCGCGAGATCGCGCTGGCCACCGGTACGATGCCCGGAGCCTACTTGAGCGACGCCGCCGATCTCGACACCGGCGGTTTCTCGGTCGTGCACCTCTCGACGAGCAACCCGAGTTCGGGCATCATCGCCATCGAAACGTACGAACCCGTCGCCTGA
- a CDS encoding helix-turn-helix transcriptional regulator: MPVSPAAVPHPALAEADRPAAVFDEARRSGGTLVSVTGLTGVGKSTWTRQFAAAASRHRVVAVGADAFEKDFPFGLVDKLAHAAGLRLGILGESGSPDPLAVARVLLPALARDTSPARRLIVVIDNAQWIDDASLAVLRFVLSRVAHGGVCLVLSGHDPRTAEIGAQIVSADEAAWSTVRAVRLEPLDAAHVRDYVSRVHDIEVSLRLAQRIRERSGGLPVLIDVVVSSMERPADAARAHWDEDVTLAAPPQNPFQRVDAGQPANVVVAVEIAAVLRDAVARSELVAVASALGEEAGIDDALAAGLLIPAGAGAVAPFHDLYCADVLARLPEERRRVILGAAADVLPNSHRAFLCRLNAARTIDTTLLTELRRLIGDAAAGGHPDRAIGYLRKAAELADVGLRAELVVESCLLAAATLVSPTVIDLIPDLERMPSDPVRDLALLQTRQITGDTAWAAGFAAELLSAPIEHPDALLLQTHASMMAVMVQLTTDDYRPLLGMLDRTRSFAVELAEGPRTVSDPRLAPLLTPEDVELRCIGLTIVAAARLGDAERVGAEIGALSAAISTAADSPALVDALTCRAGVLAGVGVVEAAAADLERGLAIAASGVAGWSLGHARVLLAYCYWILGCPIDAASLLETATLVALDSIDVSSRPLIYLLRAVLAAVAGDEQTHAADLRTAVEVTVTDYDTFGVELELLAAVENARAADRPEGVLDALSDERIGGRWLAGASIFSFRVDALAALGRAEEADRELTRLRGLAGAGWTPIYGSLDWLEGRVAEAYGLTERALRSYRAAAASSTLPAPRAQAEFDAGRLLLATGDRRTAERMLRSAAAAYRRLGAGPALRRTIALLDGQDSSSAHFERLESLSAREREVARLAESGMTNAEIARTLYLSVPTVNFHIRNVLAKLGLTSRRELRTVLRADG; encoded by the coding sequence ATGCCTGTGTCCCCCGCGGCTGTGCCGCACCCCGCCCTGGCCGAAGCCGACCGCCCGGCGGCGGTCTTCGATGAGGCCCGCCGCTCGGGCGGAACGCTCGTCAGCGTCACCGGGCTGACCGGTGTGGGGAAGAGCACCTGGACCCGACAGTTCGCGGCGGCCGCCTCGCGACACCGCGTCGTCGCAGTCGGGGCAGACGCCTTCGAGAAGGATTTTCCGTTCGGGCTCGTCGACAAGCTCGCTCACGCAGCGGGCCTGCGGCTCGGCATCCTCGGCGAATCAGGGTCGCCCGACCCACTCGCGGTCGCCCGGGTGCTCCTGCCCGCGCTCGCCCGCGACACTTCGCCCGCCCGTCGGCTGATCGTGGTCATCGACAATGCGCAGTGGATCGACGACGCTTCCCTCGCGGTGCTCCGTTTCGTGCTCAGTCGCGTGGCGCACGGCGGTGTCTGCCTGGTGCTCAGCGGCCACGACCCGCGCACGGCGGAGATCGGCGCCCAGATCGTTTCGGCCGACGAAGCAGCCTGGAGCACCGTTCGGGCGGTGCGTCTCGAACCGCTCGATGCCGCGCATGTGCGCGACTACGTGTCGAGAGTGCACGACATCGAGGTATCGCTGCGACTTGCCCAGCGCATCCGTGAACGCTCGGGCGGTCTGCCCGTGCTCATCGATGTCGTCGTCTCCTCCATGGAACGACCGGCGGATGCGGCGCGAGCGCACTGGGACGAAGACGTCACCCTTGCCGCCCCGCCGCAGAACCCGTTCCAGCGTGTGGATGCCGGACAGCCGGCGAACGTGGTCGTCGCGGTCGAGATCGCGGCCGTGCTTCGGGATGCGGTCGCCCGCTCCGAGCTCGTGGCGGTGGCGTCTGCGCTCGGCGAGGAGGCCGGGATCGACGACGCCCTGGCCGCGGGCCTGCTGATCCCGGCCGGCGCAGGTGCTGTCGCGCCGTTCCACGATCTCTACTGTGCAGACGTGCTCGCACGTCTGCCGGAGGAGCGGCGTCGTGTCATCCTGGGCGCGGCCGCGGATGTGCTCCCGAACTCGCATCGGGCCTTCCTCTGCCGACTGAACGCGGCCCGCACGATCGATACCACCCTTCTCACCGAACTCCGGCGCCTGATCGGCGATGCAGCGGCGGGCGGTCACCCCGATCGGGCGATCGGCTACCTCCGGAAGGCCGCTGAGCTCGCCGACGTCGGGTTGCGCGCAGAGCTCGTCGTCGAATCCTGCCTGCTCGCCGCGGCGACCCTGGTGAGTCCGACGGTCATCGACCTCATCCCCGACCTCGAGCGGATGCCGAGCGACCCGGTGCGTGACCTGGCGTTGCTGCAGACACGGCAGATCACCGGTGACACCGCGTGGGCGGCCGGCTTCGCCGCCGAACTGCTCTCGGCGCCGATCGAGCATCCGGACGCTCTCCTGCTGCAGACCCACGCCTCGATGATGGCCGTGATGGTCCAGTTGACCACCGACGACTACCGTCCGCTCCTCGGGATGCTCGATCGCACGCGCTCCTTCGCGGTCGAGCTGGCCGAGGGTCCCCGCACGGTGAGCGACCCGCGGCTGGCACCATTGCTGACGCCCGAAGACGTCGAGCTGCGCTGCATCGGGCTCACGATCGTCGCCGCGGCCCGACTCGGTGACGCCGAGCGGGTCGGGGCCGAGATCGGCGCTCTGTCGGCGGCGATCTCGACCGCCGCCGACTCCCCGGCGCTCGTCGACGCCCTCACCTGCCGAGCCGGGGTGCTCGCCGGCGTCGGCGTCGTGGAGGCCGCAGCCGCCGACCTGGAGCGCGGGCTGGCCATCGCCGCCTCCGGTGTCGCGGGCTGGAGTCTCGGCCACGCCCGGGTGCTGCTTGCCTACTGCTACTGGATTCTCGGGTGCCCGATCGACGCTGCTTCCCTGCTCGAGACAGCGACCCTCGTCGCTCTCGACAGCATCGACGTCTCGTCGCGTCCGCTGATCTACCTGCTTCGCGCCGTGCTCGCCGCGGTGGCCGGAGACGAGCAGACGCACGCAGCCGACCTCCGCACAGCCGTCGAGGTAACGGTGACCGACTACGACACTTTCGGGGTCGAACTCGAACTGCTCGCCGCCGTCGAGAACGCCCGGGCCGCCGACCGGCCGGAGGGAGTGCTTGACGCGCTCTCGGACGAACGGATCGGCGGGCGCTGGCTGGCCGGGGCGAGCATCTTCAGCTTCCGGGTGGATGCGCTCGCGGCATTGGGGCGCGCAGAGGAAGCCGATCGCGAGCTCACCCGGCTCCGGGGGCTCGCCGGTGCCGGATGGACGCCCATCTACGGTTCCCTCGACTGGCTCGAAGGCCGCGTCGCCGAAGCGTACGGTCTCACCGAGCGTGCCCTGCGTTCATACCGTGCCGCTGCCGCATCATCGACTCTTCCCGCGCCCCGGGCGCAGGCCGAGTTCGACGCCGGTCGGCTGCTGCTGGCCACCGGCGACCGGCGGACGGCCGAGCGGATGCTGCGATCGGCCGCGGCCGCATACCGCCGGCTCGGGGCCGGTCCGGCGCTGCGTCGCACGATCGCACTGCTCGACGGCCAGGACTCGTCGTCGGCACACTTCGAACGTCTCGAATCGTTGAGCGCCCGTGAACGCGAGGTCGCTCGACTCGCCGAGAGCGGCATGACGAACGCCGAGATCGCCCGGACCCTCTACCTCTCTGTGCCGACCGTGAACTTCCACATCCGCAACGTGCTCGCCAAACTGGGTCTCACCTCGCGCCGGGAACTGCGCACGGTGCTCCGCGCCGACGGCTGA
- a CDS encoding Ig-like domain-containing protein, whose translation MVSPSSRARRAFPLLSGAAAAALLLSAVAAAAPATAATVVAPAYVGSTSGVPWMVPAGVHTIQVEVAGSAGGGGGPVNFPGTSWALTTDGNGGAGGLLIETIPVTPGQTLVFYTSTHGGPVGSAHDEGGGGAGWLPGGSGNTGSLQGHSGGGGGGASAVLLRTDTGDQPVVVAAGGGGGGGAGGAFVGYEGGTGGAAGEPGGDGTGAGHGNGHGFAGNGGGGTSGGNAGSSSSAGGGGGGGGGINAGFGGGGGGGGGGGGAGGSGGQNWIAPDAGITQSASTYWNGDGYIRLSYTVAQATSITVASTTNPSVFGAPADLTATVTNGDGATIPTGTVSAVEAGQVLATAPLDETGVARFPGLVTTVGDHPLTFGYDPGTDPFAAATTTADQVVDPAPTHFASLGTSGGGIVGEAVTITGTIAVGAAPGASGPDTSGPVAPAAATAAAPVAAPTTVLPTGSVVISKAGGVLATVPLNPDGTFTFSPAWAVGTLALTFDYSGDANYLAASPDSLDVAMAPGATRTALSLGVGALQPGQSTTATITMAPQKPAAIAPTGTLQLLVDGLPFGIPSTVDATGTVTVPLAGLSAGKHTVRAAYLGDPAFTASQSDPIVLTVSNPGMLLAQTGSDLNPVAAVLYAVLLATAGGALWLSGTRRSRRNDTVGR comes from the coding sequence ATGGTCTCGCCCTCCTCGCGCGCCCGGCGCGCGTTCCCCCTCCTGTCTGGCGCCGCGGCCGCGGCACTCCTGCTGAGCGCGGTGGCTGCCGCCGCGCCGGCGACCGCGGCCACCGTGGTCGCCCCGGCGTACGTCGGCAGCACCAGCGGTGTGCCGTGGATGGTGCCGGCCGGTGTGCACACGATCCAGGTCGAGGTCGCCGGGAGCGCGGGCGGCGGCGGCGGACCGGTGAACTTCCCCGGCACGAGCTGGGCCCTGACCACCGACGGGAACGGCGGAGCGGGCGGCCTGCTCATCGAGACGATCCCCGTCACGCCCGGTCAGACCCTGGTGTTCTACACGAGCACCCACGGCGGACCGGTGGGATCGGCCCACGACGAGGGCGGCGGCGGCGCGGGATGGCTGCCGGGCGGCTCCGGCAACACCGGCTCCCTCCAGGGGCACTCCGGGGGCGGAGGCGGCGGCGCGAGCGCGGTTCTGCTGCGAACCGACACCGGCGACCAGCCTGTGGTCGTCGCCGCCGGCGGTGGCGGAGGTGGAGGTGCCGGTGGCGCGTTCGTCGGCTACGAGGGCGGCACCGGGGGCGCCGCCGGGGAGCCCGGAGGCGACGGCACGGGGGCGGGTCACGGCAACGGCCACGGTTTCGCCGGGAACGGCGGCGGCGGAACAAGCGGCGGAAACGCCGGAAGCAGCAGCAGCGCCGGCGGGGGCGGCGGAGGCGGCGGCGGCATTAATGCCGGATTCGGGGGCGGCGGAGGCGGCGGGGGCGGCGGAGGCGGCGCCGGCGGGTCGGGCGGGCAGAACTGGATCGCGCCGGATGCAGGCATCACCCAGTCCGCATCCACGTATTGGAACGGCGACGGTTACATCAGGCTGAGCTACACCGTCGCGCAGGCGACCTCCATCACGGTCGCGTCGACGACGAACCCCTCGGTCTTCGGCGCCCCGGCGGATCTGACGGCGACCGTCACGAACGGCGACGGCGCGACGATCCCCACGGGAACCGTCAGCGCGGTCGAGGCCGGCCAGGTGCTCGCCACCGCTCCGCTCGACGAGACCGGCGTCGCGCGGTTCCCTGGCCTGGTCACGACGGTCGGCGACCATCCCCTGACCTTCGGCTACGACCCGGGCACAGACCCGTTCGCGGCCGCGACGACCACGGCCGACCAGGTGGTCGACCCCGCGCCGACGCACTTCGCATCCCTCGGCACGAGCGGTGGGGGCATCGTCGGCGAGGCCGTGACCATCACGGGAACCATCGCGGTCGGAGCGGCGCCCGGAGCATCCGGCCCCGACACCTCCGGCCCCGTAGCGCCTGCGGCCGCCACGGCTGCGGCGCCGGTCGCCGCACCGACCACAGTGCTCCCCACCGGTTCGGTCGTCATCTCGAAGGCCGGTGGCGTGCTCGCAACCGTGCCGCTGAACCCCGACGGAACGTTCACGTTCAGCCCGGCCTGGGCGGTCGGAACCCTCGCGCTCACCTTCGACTACTCCGGAGACGCCAACTACCTGGCAGCCTCACCCGACTCGCTGGATGTGGCGATGGCACCGGGGGCGACTCGCACCGCCCTCTCGCTCGGCGTCGGCGCGCTGCAGCCCGGACAGTCGACGACGGCCACGATCACGATGGCGCCCCAGAAACCCGCGGCGATCGCGCCGACCGGAACACTGCAGCTGCTCGTCGATGGGCTCCCGTTCGGCATCCCGAGCACGGTGGATGCGACAGGGACGGTCACTGTTCCGCTCGCCGGTCTGTCCGCCGGCAAGCACACGGTGCGCGCGGCCTACCTCGGTGACCCGGCCTTCACCGCCTCGCAGAGCGACCCCATCGTCCTCACCGTGAGCAACCCCGGGATGCTGCTCGCCCAAACCGGCTCCGACCTGAACCCGGTCGCCGCCGTGCTCTATGCGGTGCTGCTGGCCACGGCCGGAGGAGCCCTGTGGCTCTCCGGAACGCGGCGATCGCGACGGAACGACACCGTCGGCCGCTGA
- the pstS gene encoding phosphate ABC transporter substrate-binding protein PstS, whose protein sequence is MKLKRYGAPLAILAAAAISLTACASNEGSTPSTTTAAPSSLSGTLNGIGSSAQGTAQTTWIAGFQQANPKVTVNYDPQGSGAGRTSFISGAADFAGSDAALKDTELSGTFAACAAGTKGIDLPVYISPIAIAYNVDGLKDLKLDAATIAGIFSGAIKTWNDPKIAALNSGATLPSAAITVVHRSDDSGTTQNFTDYLAANAPDVWTKPAAQTFPYTVGDAAKGTSGVADATKNAKNSITYIDESGSAGLSIAQLKVGDNFEKISAEGAAAVVAASPIASGRETNDLAIAINRKDTTKGAWPLVLVSYVIACQEYKDSAKADLVKGYANYIVSDAAQKAAAEQAGSAPLSSDLASKVTKAIASIK, encoded by the coding sequence GTGAAACTCAAGCGTTATGGCGCTCCTCTGGCCATCCTGGCCGCCGCCGCCATCTCCCTCACGGCCTGTGCGTCGAACGAGGGCAGCACCCCGTCGACCACCACCGCCGCGCCGTCGAGTCTGTCCGGCACGCTGAACGGCATCGGTTCGTCGGCACAGGGAACCGCGCAGACCACCTGGATCGCCGGATTCCAGCAGGCGAACCCGAAGGTCACCGTCAACTACGACCCGCAGGGCTCCGGCGCCGGACGCACCTCGTTCATCTCGGGTGCCGCCGACTTCGCCGGCTCCGACGCCGCGCTGAAAGACACCGAGCTCTCCGGCACGTTCGCCGCGTGCGCCGCCGGCACCAAGGGCATCGACCTGCCCGTCTACATCTCCCCGATCGCGATCGCGTACAACGTCGACGGCCTGAAAGACCTGAAGCTCGACGCTGCGACCATCGCCGGCATCTTCAGCGGCGCCATCAAGACCTGGAACGACCCGAAGATCGCCGCCCTGAACTCGGGTGCGACCCTCCCGTCTGCGGCCATCACGGTTGTGCACCGCTCCGACGACTCGGGCACCACCCAGAACTTCACCGACTACCTGGCGGCGAACGCTCCGGATGTGTGGACCAAGCCGGCCGCGCAGACCTTCCCGTACACCGTCGGTGACGCCGCCAAGGGCACCTCGGGTGTCGCGGACGCCACGAAGAACGCCAAGAACTCGATCACCTACATCGACGAGTCGGGCTCCGCGGGCCTCAGCATCGCGCAGCTCAAGGTCGGCGACAACTTCGAGAAGATCAGCGCCGAGGGTGCCGCCGCCGTCGTGGCCGCCTCCCCGATCGCCTCGGGTCGCGAGACCAACGACCTGGCCATCGCCATCAACCGCAAGGACACCACCAAGGGCGCCTGGCCGCTCGTCCTCGTCAGCTACGTGATCGCCTGCCAGGAGTACAAGGACTCCGCCAAGGCCGACCTCGTGAAGGGCTACGCCAACTACATCGTCAGCGACGCCGCCCAGAAGGCCGCCGCCGAGCAGGCCGGTTCGGCCCCGCTGTCGAGCGACCTCGCGTCGAAGGTCACCAAGGCCATCGCCAGCATCAAGTAA
- the pstC gene encoding phosphate ABC transporter permease subunit PstC, whose translation MTAGTAGAIRPKAKIRLGDRVFSTSTIVAGSLILAVLAAVAIFLVVQSLPAIFAKSGTLPGGATNFWTYVWPLVFGTVWAAFLALLIATPLSIGIALFISHYAPRRVAQTLGYVIDLLAAVPSVVFGLWGIATLATFVQPFYVWLGANVGWFPLFAPPISGTGRTILTAAIVLAVMVIPIMTAICREIFLQTPRLHEEAALALGATRWEMVRMAVLPFARSGIISAIMLGLGRALGETLAIAMVLSPALVVKFAVLQAQSPNTIAANIALQFPEATGVSTNALIASGLVLFVVTLLINMLARYIVNRRKAFSGAN comes from the coding sequence ATGACCGCCGGAACCGCAGGTGCCATCAGACCGAAGGCGAAGATCCGCCTCGGCGACCGCGTCTTCTCGACCAGCACCATCGTCGCTGGATCCCTCATCCTCGCCGTGCTCGCCGCGGTCGCGATCTTCCTCGTCGTGCAGAGCCTTCCGGCCATCTTCGCCAAATCGGGAACTCTCCCGGGCGGCGCCACAAACTTCTGGACCTATGTCTGGCCGCTCGTGTTCGGAACGGTCTGGGCGGCATTCCTCGCACTCCTCATCGCGACCCCGCTCTCGATCGGCATCGCGCTCTTCATCTCGCACTACGCGCCGCGCCGCGTCGCACAGACCCTCGGCTACGTCATCGACCTGCTGGCCGCCGTGCCGTCGGTCGTCTTCGGCCTCTGGGGCATCGCGACGCTCGCCACGTTCGTTCAGCCGTTCTATGTCTGGCTCGGCGCCAACGTCGGCTGGTTCCCGCTCTTCGCCCCGCCGATCTCCGGCACCGGGCGCACCATCCTCACCGCGGCAATCGTGCTCGCCGTGATGGTGATCCCGATCATGACCGCCATCTGCCGGGAGATCTTCCTGCAGACCCCGCGGCTCCACGAGGAGGCCGCGCTGGCGCTCGGCGCCACCCGGTGGGAGATGGTGCGCATGGCCGTGCTGCCGTTCGCCCGCTCCGGCATCATCTCGGCGATCATGCTCGGCCTCGGCCGCGCCCTCGGCGAGACGCTCGCCATCGCTATGGTGCTCTCCCCCGCGCTCGTCGTGAAGTTCGCCGTGCTGCAGGCGCAAAGCCCCAACACCATCGCCGCGAACATCGCCCTGCAGTTCCCCGAGGCGACGGGCGTCTCGACGAACGCGCTCATCGCATCCGGTCTCGTGCTGTTCGTCGTGACGCTGCTCATCAACATGCTCGCCCGCTACATCGTCAACCGCCGCAAGGCCTTCTCGGGAGCCAACTGA
- the pstA gene encoding phosphate ABC transporter permease PstA, with protein MTTATLNRPMANSLTAGKLPRGSAWMMLVGSWVVFGAVFGILAASGATKDFNIVGAVFFGTVLFDIVIFCTSLLVEGSRKAKDRLVTSLVATAFIIALLPLISLMWTVITSGLARFDLTFFTESMRNVIGDGGGALHAIVGTLLITLAAAVISVPIGLLTSIYLVEYGRGVLARGITFFVDVMTGIPSIVAGLFAYALFALFFGPGIRSGFMGAVALSVLMIPVVVRSSEEILRLVPNELREASYALGVPKWLTVLKIVLPTSLAGLTTGIMLSIARVIGETAPLLIVAGFTTSMNYDLFSDRMMTLPVFVYTQYTQAAGLHAQASIDRAWTGALALIIIVMLLNLVARIIAKIFAPKYGR; from the coding sequence ATGACCACCGCGACGCTGAACCGGCCGATGGCCAACTCGCTCACCGCCGGCAAACTCCCCCGCGGTTCGGCCTGGATGATGCTCGTCGGCTCCTGGGTGGTCTTCGGCGCCGTCTTCGGCATCCTCGCGGCCAGCGGTGCCACCAAAGACTTCAACATCGTCGGTGCGGTCTTCTTCGGAACCGTGCTGTTCGACATCGTCATCTTCTGCACCTCACTGCTGGTCGAAGGCTCCCGCAAGGCGAAGGACCGCCTGGTCACCTCGCTGGTGGCCACGGCGTTCATCATCGCGCTGCTGCCGCTGATCTCGCTGATGTGGACCGTCATCACCAGCGGCCTCGCCCGGTTCGACCTCACCTTCTTCACCGAGTCGATGCGCAACGTGATCGGCGACGGCGGCGGCGCGCTGCACGCGATCGTCGGCACCCTGCTGATCACCCTGGCCGCGGCGGTCATCTCGGTGCCGATCGGCCTACTCACCTCGATCTACCTCGTGGAGTACGGGCGCGGCGTTCTCGCCCGCGGCATCACATTCTTCGTCGACGTGATGACGGGCATCCCGTCGATCGTCGCCGGCCTGTTCGCCTACGCTCTGTTCGCGCTGTTCTTCGGCCCGGGCATCCGCAGCGGGTTCATGGGCGCAGTCGCCCTCTCGGTGCTGATGATTCCGGTCGTCGTGCGCTCCAGCGAGGAGATCCTCCGGCTGGTGCCGAACGAGCTGCGGGAGGCCTCGTACGCCCTCGGTGTGCCCAAATGGCTCACCGTGCTGAAGATCGTGCTCCCGACTTCGCTCGCCGGCCTCACCACCGGCATCATGCTCTCGATCGCCCGCGTCATCGGCGAGACGGCGCCGTTGCTGATCGTGGCCGGCTTCACCACCAGCATGAACTACGACCTCTTCTCAGACCGGATGATGACCCTGCCGGTCTTCGTGTACACCCAGTACACGCAGGCGGCGGGCCTGCACGCCCAGGCCTCCATCGACCGTGCCTGGACCGGCGCGCTCGCCCTCATCATCATCGTGATGCTGCTCAACCTCGTGGCCCGCATCATCGCCAAGATCTTCGCCCCCAAGTACGGCCGCTGA
- the pstB gene encoding phosphate ABC transporter ATP-binding protein PstB, which translates to MSKRIEVTDLNVYYSSFLAVEGVSLTIEPRTVTAFIGPSGCGKSTFLRTLNRMHEVIPGARVEGDVSIDGNNLYGPGVDPVLVRRQVGMVFQRPNPFPTMSIRDNVLAGVKLNNRRMSKSEADELVETSLKGANLWNEVKDRLALPGSGLSGGQQQRLCIARAIAVSPDVLLMDEPCSALDPISTLAIEDLIEELKNDYTIVIVTHNMQQASRVSDRTAFFNIAGTGKPGKLIEYNDTNLIFSNPSVQATEDYVSGRFG; encoded by the coding sequence GTGTCCAAGCGCATCGAAGTAACCGACCTCAACGTCTACTACAGCAGCTTCCTGGCGGTCGAGGGTGTCTCGCTCACCATCGAGCCCCGCACCGTCACCGCCTTCATCGGGCCGTCCGGATGCGGCAAGTCGACGTTCCTACGCACCCTGAACCGCATGCACGAGGTGATCCCGGGCGCCCGCGTCGAGGGCGACGTCTCCATCGACGGCAACAACCTCTACGGTCCCGGCGTCGACCCGGTGCTCGTGCGTCGCCAGGTCGGCATGGTGTTCCAGCGCCCCAACCCGTTCCCGACCATGTCGATCCGCGACAATGTGCTCGCGGGGGTGAAGCTCAACAATCGCCGCATGAGCAAATCCGAGGCCGACGAGCTCGTCGAGACTTCGCTGAAGGGCGCCAACCTCTGGAACGAGGTGAAGGACAGGCTCGCCCTCCCCGGCTCCGGGCTCTCCGGCGGCCAGCAGCAGCGCCTCTGCATCGCCCGCGCCATCGCCGTCTCCCCCGATGTGCTCCTGATGGACGAGCCGTGCTCGGCCCTCGACCCGATCTCGACGCTCGCGATCGAGGACCTCATCGAGGAACTCAAGAACGACTACACGATCGTCATCGTCACCCACAACATGCAGCAGGCGTCGCGCGTCTCCGACCGCACCGCGTTCTTCAACATCGCCGGAACCGGCAAGCCGGGCAAGCTCATCGAGTACAACGACACCAACCTGATCTTCTCCAATCCCTCGGTGCAGGCCACCGAAGACTACGTCTCCGGCCGCTTCGGCTGA
- a CDS encoding anti-sigma factor has translation MTDADPRTPARLGYELGADTADEARSFEDVAAELGLAAEPVTPSPALKSQLFAKLASTPQLSAAPDVVAEPATVAEPATVPAQATTSAGATEFAPTEFAPTEFAPTEFAQATVPAHATTSAGATEFAPTASPAETKARARWFSRPVAIVSAAAAAIVLFVGGTFLGSALAGGNSFEQQQASALAAINSAPDAQRATADVTGGGSATLVWSGELGTSALIANGLPSLPNDKTYELWYIRDGKATAAGTMSPTGETTTWRVLTGTMAPGDTVGVTVEPHGGSTQPTTAPIVAIPS, from the coding sequence ATGACGGATGCGGATCCGCGCACCCCGGCGCGCCTGGGCTATGAGCTCGGCGCCGACACCGCCGATGAGGCGCGCTCCTTCGAAGACGTAGCCGCCGAACTGGGTTTGGCGGCCGAACCGGTGACCCCGTCGCCCGCGCTGAAGTCGCAGCTGTTCGCGAAGCTGGCGAGCACGCCGCAGCTCTCGGCGGCCCCGGATGTGGTGGCCGAGCCGGCCACCGTGGCCGAGCCGGCCACCGTGCCCGCGCAGGCCACCACGTCCGCGGGGGCCACCGAGTTCGCGCCCACCGAGTTCGCGCCCACCGAGTTCGCGCCCACCGAGTTCGCGCAGGCCACCGTGCCCGCGCACGCCACCACGTCCGCGGGGGCCACCGAGTTCGCGCCCACCGCATCCCCGGCCGAGACCAAGGCTCGTGCACGCTGGTTCTCGCGCCCGGTCGCCATCGTCTCTGCGGCCGCCGCCGCGATCGTGCTCTTCGTCGGGGGGACTTTCCTCGGCAGCGCCCTCGCCGGCGGCAACTCGTTCGAGCAGCAGCAGGCCAGCGCGCTCGCCGCCATCAACTCGGCGCCCGACGCCCAGCGCGCGACCGCCGATGTCACCGGCGGTGGGAGTGCGACGCTCGTCTGGTCGGGTGAACTCGGCACTTCGGCGCTCATCGCCAACGGTCTGCCCAGCCTGCCGAACGACAAGACCTACGAGCTCTGGTACATCCGCGACGGCAAAGCCACCGCGGCCGGGACCATGAGCCCCACCGGCGAGACGACCACCTGGCGCGTTCTCACCGGCACCATGGCCCCCGGCGACACGGTCGGCGTCACCGTGGAGCCGCACGGCGGCTCCACCCAGCCGACCACCGCCCCCATCGTCGCCATCCCGTCCTAG